Proteins encoded together in one Streptomyces sp. NA04227 window:
- a CDS encoding SagB family peptide dehydrogenase, whose translation MGYAHDYAKDILWRGRVPMEPVDFVPDWADRPRKSKFYPGTETYPLPGRPAEAQAADIAAACLPTAPDTEATAAFTLPLLAGMLQDSYGLVGRRLGVQANTDLSALPHWTHANFSRGTASGGGLYPVSVYWAAGPSGPLAPGLHHYAPPLHGLRRLLTGDVTSEVRGALGEDTDAARTDQFLILGVKYWQNAFKYNSFSFHAVSMDVGALLGTWRLWARPLGLRIAPALWFDEERLARLLGVPSEEEGIFAVVPLRWERAPVTAAATRPAAAVRHRDVEASRTVLTFETLRRIHRATAAEATARPAPGALAAAAALPARGEGAHPLPAPKFPEVSVSRALRERRSSFGRFEASRPLTATQLATTLAACARTGLGSEAETPKGPGLATLYAFVNHVEGIAPGAYAYDPAAHALKLVVPGAPGSFLQRNYFLANYNLEQAGAVLVPTVRTRAVLDAVGDRGYRLVNGTVGAIAQTFYTAASALGLGAGVALGFDNISYIEELGLDDGDEAPLLIMPLGNERPRPADFRHEIA comes from the coding sequence GTGGGTTACGCCCATGACTACGCCAAGGACATCCTGTGGCGCGGCCGGGTCCCGATGGAACCCGTGGACTTCGTGCCCGACTGGGCCGACCGCCCCCGCAAGAGCAAGTTCTACCCGGGCACCGAGACCTACCCGCTGCCCGGACGGCCCGCGGAGGCTCAGGCGGCGGACATCGCCGCCGCCTGCCTGCCCACCGCGCCGGACACCGAGGCCACCGCGGCCTTCACCCTGCCGCTCCTCGCGGGCATGCTCCAGGACTCCTACGGGCTCGTCGGCCGCCGCCTCGGCGTACAGGCCAACACGGACCTGTCCGCACTGCCGCACTGGACGCACGCCAACTTCTCGCGCGGCACGGCATCCGGCGGTGGCCTCTACCCGGTGAGCGTGTACTGGGCGGCCGGTCCCAGCGGGCCGCTCGCACCCGGGCTGCACCACTACGCCCCGCCGCTGCACGGCCTGCGCAGACTGCTCACCGGGGACGTGACCTCCGAGGTCAGGGGCGCCCTCGGCGAGGACACCGACGCGGCGCGGACCGACCAGTTCCTGATCCTCGGCGTGAAGTACTGGCAGAACGCCTTCAAGTACAACTCCTTCTCCTTCCACGCCGTCAGCATGGACGTGGGCGCGCTCCTCGGGACCTGGCGGCTGTGGGCCCGGCCGCTCGGGCTGCGCATCGCCCCCGCGCTCTGGTTCGACGAGGAGCGCCTCGCCCGGCTGCTCGGCGTGCCGAGCGAGGAGGAGGGGATCTTCGCGGTCGTTCCGTTGCGCTGGGAGCGGGCGCCGGTCACCGCCGCCGCCACCCGGCCCGCCGCCGCCGTCCGGCACCGGGACGTGGAGGCCTCACGTACCGTCCTCACCTTCGAGACCCTGCGCCGCATCCACCGGGCCACCGCCGCCGAGGCCACCGCACGTCCCGCGCCCGGTGCGCTGGCCGCCGCCGCGGCCCTGCCCGCCCGGGGCGAGGGCGCGCACCCGCTGCCCGCACCGAAGTTTCCCGAGGTGTCGGTGAGCCGGGCGCTGCGCGAGCGCCGCAGCAGCTTCGGCCGCTTCGAGGCGAGCAGGCCGCTGACCGCGACCCAGCTCGCGACCACCCTCGCCGCCTGCGCCCGTACCGGCCTGGGCAGCGAGGCGGAGACACCAAAGGGCCCCGGGCTCGCGACGCTCTACGCCTTCGTCAATCACGTCGAGGGCATCGCACCGGGGGCCTACGCCTACGACCCCGCGGCACACGCCCTGAAGCTGGTGGTGCCCGGGGCGCCCGGTTCCTTCCTCCAGCGCAACTACTTCCTGGCGAACTACAACCTGGAACAGGCGGGCGCCGTCCTGGTGCCCACCGTCCGCACCCGCGCCGTCCTGGACGCGGTGGGGGACCGGGGCTACCGCCTGGTCAACGGCACCGTCGGGGCCATCGCCCAGACCTTCTACACCGCCGCCTCGGCGCTCGGCCTCGGCGCGGGTGTGGCGCTCGGCTTCGACAACATCTCCTACATCGAGGAACTCGGACTCGACGACGGGGACGAGGCGCCGCTGCTGATCATGCCGCTCGGCAACGAACGCCCGCGCCCCGCCGACTTCCGTCACGAGATCGCCTGA